In Solanum stenotomum isolate F172 unplaced genomic scaffold, ASM1918654v1 scaffold18867, whole genome shotgun sequence, the DNA window TTTTTTCAAAGGGGAAGAGCCGCCACTGCTGACATAGATGAAATTACACCTTTCTCTCGAGTCATTTGTAGCATTGGCCTAGTCATTGTTAGGGTTCTTCTCCTGTCTTCAACAATCCCTGATATGATCATTGTTACgatcgatagaaatattccaaTTCCCATTTTCTGGAGAAGGCTGAAACCATCTTCTTTCCCTGTGAATTTCCGAAGCCATGGAAGTAAAACGCGGTCATATATTGGTAACCAAATGGTTATGCTGAGCATGGAAATGACTATGAAAGATGCTGGTGGGATGTGGAAATTGTTGTGGTCTAGTTGATTGTCACTTTGTAAGGCTTGGAAGATGACATAATTTTGTGATTGAACAATAGAGACATAATAGATAGTTCCAGCAACCCATATTGGGATTACTCTTAGTAAGCATTTCACTTCTTCCACTTGTTGAATGCTATAAAGCCTCCATGGATCGACTGCTGATCCATTTGATGAGTTTATTTGGTCTTCTGGTGTTTTTACTGCTGCTTTACTCAAGAATCTGAAATTATAAGCCCTTTTAGTTAGTCAGTAATTTATCTAACTTTGAGGGTCAATTTACGCAAAATTAACTCGTAACTTTGATGCTGGCAAGTGGAATTTCCTAAACTGATCAGTGTAAGGAAGCAAAGAACTCAAGGAATTGGAAGGCACATAGTTGAATAGGGAGTAACATGGTTGCTCTGGCAGCTGCAAGTGCCTTTTCTTGAATGCAGCCACTAAGACCTGTGCCACACTTGATAAAGGACTACCTTTTGGCACATGCCTGACATAAATTTTAGTACCCACAAAGAAAAGTGCACAAGAAAGGAACATCATAATTGTTGGGATTGCTAATCCCAATGACCAACTGACACTTGTTTGAACATACACAATGACAGTCAATGAGACCATAACAGCAAATGTGTAAGTGAAATAGTACCAATTGAAGAAGCTACTGATTCCTCTTCTTCCTGATTCACTTTTGGGATCAAATTGATCAGCTCCAAATGCTAAGTTACATGGCCTTATGCCAGAAGCACCAATTACTAGCAAACAAAAGCTTACTAGTAAAAATGTCATTTGTCCTGGTGTTGGACCAACACATACTGGTGCAGGTTCTTGGTTTCCACATATAGGTGGATGAAGCTTCGAGACTGCTGCTGTTAATGTCAGAACTAGCATTCCCtataaattaaagaagagaTCTGGTAATTAGAAGGTTTTATAAACAATGGtttagtgtgtgtgtgtgtgtatggtACGTTGGAAGTCATTTTCTAGACAACTTTTATCCTAGGAAGTCATTTTCTAGTGTTTGGTTACCATAAAAAGATTTTCAACACGATTATTTATTGTACCAAGAAGGAAGACACTGAGGCAAATCCAAGGATGTTGTAACGACCAAAGTAAGTATCAGATAGAAAAGCTCCAAGCAAGGTGCCAAAGTTGCAAGTGCCATTGAAGATGTTGACAATATTAGTAGCTGTTATGGTCTTCAAATGGAAAACACTTGTCAAGTAAACCAAGAGATTTGATGAGCTTCCAATTGTTCCCAACTTCTCAAATGTTTCATTCCCTGCAGTTTTTAAGCATACAACAAGTTGGACTCAGCTATATGATGTTTAACATACATCGAAAAGTATAAAATAGTGTCAAGAAAAGGAACAATTATGAGACTATTCACTAATACAAAAAATACCTATGACAAAGGGCATGGCTCTGATTCCTCTAtagtttatttcattttttgttgctTCTCTGTCAATCTCCTCCATTGATGCTAGTAATGTTATGGTTCTTTGTTactagtatatttttattcagtaGATATGAGCACTAATAGGGAGAcgtacatttatttattaatagaATCCTATTCGATTCACAATCATGATATTGTTTACCAATAAAAGAAGGAATAACGACTTTTTCTATGCACTATatgtgttagggttttgccctgattttcttaccataatttaagatttatttttccttaaagaaaagacaaaacattaccataaatgtttttacttttcttgaaaggaaaatataatattctttcatatttggtttattctgttcttttaggactccttttctagtaggaaaggttttaggactctataaatataggtttgtttcttctaacacaagaacaataacatccacaatgtagtcgtttaagagtcttgtttatggggagatttattctctccaaagtttcaatgtttttctttatattagttttgatataataatattttaattttttagtataagtttttattatatgatttatcaactataggatttgcaaattgtaagcttccgcatgacacTAATCACCTTTAagaacccaacaagtggtatcagagccagggtttcaaatcaatttgcaatcaacgtgatgataatgaagatttttttgtcaagctacatgtggagaagaagtttcaacatattttcaacattcttgttgctgcaattttaagaataaaaataaaatatttttaacccatttttaacccatatattttaaactttatttttaaccatggcAAGCAACAGTGATGGagattttgtgaagaacaagattatcatgCAATGAAGAAGACAGATCAAgctttgtcaagaaaatccagccaaaaggggagatttgttagggttttgccctgattttcttaccataatttaagatttatttttccttaaagaaaagacaaaacattaccataaatgtttttacttttcttgaaaggaaaatataatattctttcatatttggtttattctgtCCTTTTAGAACTCCTTTTctagtaggaaaggttttaggactctataaatataggtttgtttcttctaacacaagaacaataacatccacaatgtagttcTTTAAGattcttgtttatggggagattttctctctacagTTTCTATGtttttgattagtttttaattatgtaggccaattggtcatatcctacaataatatatttcttttagtataattttatgtgtcgtctaatttatcgtcttatgatttgcaattgtaagcttccgcatgacgccctaatcaccttcagaacccaacaatATGTAGatgaatttacaaaaaaaaatgcttttggGACATGTTGATATGGGGAATTGATAGCCTTTATGGAATCGTTGAGTCTAAATTCAAGGGAATAATAACATTTTACTTATATGCACTAACTATTTAAAAGATAAGCCCAATATGCTGTTGAAAATGAGTTGTTTGCTCACAACCATCCATTTATTGAAAGGACAACATTCCAATATTAGTGCATGTGGAACTAGAATATGAGTATGTCTTAGATAGTTCAAAGTAGAATAAAGTggatttaaaaagaaataaaattagattatgatAAGCGTACaatttattcactttttttattattattattattattttctttcaacaaTAAATGATACGCATGTCTTAAGCAAACACAAATCATTCGTATAAAGTAGTAAGCCTCATTCACAATCCAAATCAGGTAGTTTTTACACCAAGAGACTTCATGAAGTAGCGATAAAAACATTAGAAAAGCAAGGGAAAATTACGTAATTAGACATATTTTATCATGTAAGCGATAAAAGCATTAagtattatttcttatactttcaaaatattttgtatctTATCACTTATTTAGAGTTTTCTACCATATATTGAGAAAATTACCtttaaatacatgtatttttgctactaGATACACAAAAATAGGAAGAGAAGCGAGTGAAATTGCAAAGGGAGGTGAGCGAGATTCGTATGCATCTGGGATACCAGATACATGGGAGAGTGGAGAGCAAGATGGGAGAGAGGTGAGGGAGGCCAacgagatttgttatgtatctcaaatacatgtgaattcaTTTGAATACAAtgtatccaaaataaattacacctaatttaaCCCATTTATCAGAGATAGATATATCTGAACGTATCTGAAGGCACCAAAATCCGATAAGATACATAGTGATGCAAACTAAaatgtatctaagtaattaacttTCAAATTAATGGGATTATGTAATTTCTCCTTAAACCAAACATAGTGGGCTTTTTTGGTCACCATCTTTGCTCGTTGATCAATTTAATCTTGGACCATTTTTCTTAATAGTACCTCTTTAAGTTTGACTGGAAATTTACGCgtgaaatttttaaattttttgaaatgaaatttatatatttgtaaaatatgtaaaaagtactataagtcataataattgacaattcaaaataattaaacatatataaaaaaattttgatcaacgattaatttgtttgaatctAGAAATTCGAAaagtgacacataaattggttTGGATGGAGTAATTTTTTTACTCAAAAGAGCAATGTGTTACTCTATACTACTAAGCAATATACTACATGCCAGCTAATGCGATTTTTTAGAATATTCAGATACTTTATCTATAAATTAAGTTTGTGGTATAAGAATTGAAATTCTTTAAATAGTTTTTATGAATAATggaattttcatatttataatttaaaaaatacaattaaaaaattaaaatcatttccatgttataaaacttaagaacaaaagaacagTATAAAGATGAAAACAATAGAAATATAGAGACAAGATATGATAGtatttcttattcttccaagtcttcaagtgtatacaatatgaactcttatgcctctatttatagtgtaacatagaggcatacaaaaggttagtcataaacatgacattaacatgaatataatgggggaggttatgattatcttcataatggatgAAGGTAATGGAGTAACTTCTtgatgtagtggacatccacaatatattattttataacactctCCCTTGGATGTCAATAGATAATATgtctcgttaaaaccttactaggaaaaaatcCGATGGGaaaaaaatcctagtgaaggaaaaagagtacacatatcttttaatacgctttgaatgttgcctcgttaaaaaccttactaggaaaaccCAATTGGGATTAAGtcatggttaaggaaaagagtacaatgCGTATTTTCTCCCCCTGATAAAAACTCTACTTATATCTCGGAGATGATTCATTTCaatcttatatcacaacttctcaaGTATTGATGTTGGGtagtgaataagtttacaagattatcacttgaacgAGTCTTTGAACGTcaatctcaccattttgttgaagatcatgtgtggAAAAGTcttttggtgaaatatgttttgtccgatctcctttgattgtatcctCCCTTCAATTGAGCTATATATCATTTTCGTATATGGACGTGGCTAGATTAtccttttcaaaagaaaatcacatattttctgaatatgatagatcatgattccAACCAAACACACTTCCAACTTTCTTTAtaaatcaatattatttatgcatgatttgattcTTTGAATGCCAAGATTTTGTTGTGcctccatatgtaaataaatagtccatttgcgatcgagctttatgcagatcaaataaatattctacatctacataatcaaatcatttctaACTCGgcaattgatcatttcaattttattgaagctcgtcttttcttctgaaagaaaatcacacatcttctatgtgttgagtcacttgCTTTGTTAATTTCTagtcataacttgaatgataatatgacaatCCCTTTACATAACTTTCgttatgtatataaaataatcttctagcatttgcaTAACCATCAATTtgtaagtgcaccaattgcactaatacatggcattttaaatcattttcacgAGATGAAAAAGATTCTTTCTTTGTGTTAAGCAGTCTCAGAGCCATTGGATACTCAATGGAATtgctttaataccttttaaatccttcaaggattttcatataaccttcatcgtctagttagacataataatcattcattatacatattcaagtatttcatctattgtcagactgaaacaagtctcattgcatccaccactgGAGAATATANTTTATTGAAGCTCGTCTTTTCTTctcaaagaaaatcacacatcttctatgtgttgagtcacttgCTTTGTTAATTTCTagtcataacttgaatgataatatgacaatCCCTTCACATAACTTTCgttatgtatataaaataatcttctagcatttgcataaccagcaatctgtaagtgcaccaattgcactaatacatggcattttaaatcattttcatgagatGAAAAAGATTATTTCTCTGTGTTAAGCAGTCTCAGAGCCATTgtatactcaatggaattgctttaataccttttaaatccttcaaggattttcatataaccttcatcgtctagttagacataataatcattcattatacctattcaagtatttcatctattgtCAGATTAAAACaagtctcattgcatccaccactggagaatatatctccatttaataatATCACAATTTTTGCGAAAACCCTTTATGCCCCGAGGCACAAACCGCACTTTATATCTTATGGTTATACTTtcgcacaatgattcatttgtaccacactgacattatattttgattcatgAACTATAAGATCAAAAACAccacttttctaagtgaaacaaaatatacttgaatagtgtCAATTATTTATCTGTCCACACTATATGACATATTTGAATTTAAGATCCTCGTAATCATTTATAGCATTgagtgctacttcatatcaaagataccgTCGACGGTCATTTTGATATCGATTCCAATACGACATAACTTATCGagatcttttcatttttcatcattttcaggtacctgaacctttgccaaggttttataaagtgttatgtcatagtgctctttcaaagcacttacttcattatcatgaccattttgataattttctcaTCTCCTTCCTCAAGGAGTTTTAAGTTTGGAATCAATTGGTCTATCACGCTTCTGACGTACCATAGACTCTGTCCTTCAAGGACTTTTTATTGGAACATTTgcagcttaattaaaatattgggttAGCAAATACATTtggcaaattatttgcaacattgcaaatgaattatctcttgaacttcaagttcacatttttttaacgaggatctagataTTCACCCCACACATAATTTTCAGCTGCTACAcatatctccccctaatgttaggaaaTTTAAGATTTACCCCCAACCTTATTTGGGTATCCATCTTTATGCgtggtggagcaataaaatcatatgtgcacacatcaaattttagatggaaattatttggttcctgaccctgaaccaattgtgatgggagaactttgttggcttgatgcatacttgttaaataaactcatctcataccaaattttatttgagagatttgttctcaAAATCATTGGTCTAGCTATGATTGGAGGCATACAATTTTCGCTAAACCAACCAgcattatcaacataattttatagtttaaaattgtgttattaatttaacaattcgagcaaacaaccttacaTACCATAaatgcatctattaaatcataatagtgAACGGTCCACATGGCAAGTGAACGGGCTCATATTCATCTTTctatatgttccaaataatttcagGGGATACAATCCCAACCTTAATTGATACAGTTATCATTTTGtcatgagaacaagcaacaaaagagaatcttgaagaatcttttatttcttcaaacataTAGCCACGTGAATTCTCAActtcttttgcatcacatttaAATCGGAATggccaactgatatttattctagtaaacttctagttacttttgcatgtgattccttCATCATGCTCGTATTCAACAAACAAGAGAAAGACGGGTAACCTTTTATGTAAATAGTCATAACCTGCGTTGATTGTAGTAATctgaagatatttaatctttcaataatttacagtctcaatataatgattctttttttttcaattccttcgaaacttaaaaagtttcctttgagacttactacaacccCAATATTATGAACAATTTCATTTCAGATAGTAACAAATTAGCTCTTTTGGaactctcaattaattttgtatactatcataaatttcacaacaccatttttatggtgaccatctccttcaaggagaaaattattattattgtcatggttaaaattattacatgcaagacttatttcttgacaactaatgacaaatttgtgttgtcacacaacaatatttattttgatcatGGCAACAACCTTTATAGAAaagatttatttctttcttttgtcctcctatagttcataataaaacataccacaatatttgtgtagtactcAAAGTATATGACCAAAATGATCATTTATGGCAAAATATTTCCTTTCAATCTCTCAAACCTCTCGTAGTGGTGAGATGTGACATTCATCCaacaatacatgaacatgttcTTATCCTTACAAAAACAAGTCACATTTTCTTCCAGAAATGGACTATAACCATTTGTAATgctccataagtttttattagaaactcattgtcatgctttgacattatcaaatttatgtgactcacctcaacatcactttaagaGGTCATACCAATTGTACTACCACTTTGTATTCCTTCAAGTTGATGGAGAAtttacaaaacttttcaaattgggttgcaccaacaacaatgtgcccaataacttctcataccactttgatggataaaaattacctttaacaattaccttcacatttgaaggaccatcttaagAAACAATGTGTCCAATAACCTTTTATACCACTTTAATGGATAAAATTatcttcacatttgaaggaacatcttaagaacccataatgttcttccttttagTTATCACAATGAtgaccattaacattttaccacaCCCATATTCGTACATTCAACCACTTGTCATTTTTCAAACATCTTATGtactgctaccacattcacataagagaatggagCAAATCAATTAGGCGAATTtcatgacttttatgaagagcaTATTAATTTGCTCAATCATCATTACATCATCATTATATTATGTTGGGACTTGAACCAAGCGTCTTACCCATAAGAAGGCATTTTAGGTCATTATTTGTTGGGACCCAACCCAACATTTTATTATCATGATGCATCAGGACTCTCACCCGATTACACTCTTGGTGCGATAGGACTTGAATCCTTCGTCTTACATTCAATCAATGACATAATGCCAAATATaagaggactcaccattgagccttaaaaaaatattaccacTTTGTGATTAAcatgtacaaataaataaagaaataaaattaccACTTTGTGATTAACATGCAtagtaaaatataaaacaaaaaaaaatacaaaaaaatatattctcaacaaagtatgtattaatatatttaacttGTCAAAACAGAGAGTTACAtataacattatattatattatgtttggTGCATAATTATTAAGGTAGTGAATTACCGTTATAAATCAAAGAATCAATTAAAcactaagaaaataataatttcaattacACTAAAATAAAATTGCTCACTACCACCACCCATTTTTCAATTTCCATGTGAACCCAGAATAtttcacacacaaaaataaataaNAAggtaatatacttggtcaacataaaagggtttttaagttaaaaaaaaaaaaagttccccTCCCTtagcttttagcttttggcttaaaataagtcatttttgacttaaaataaatcacTTTGATAATTGCCAaacactctaataagtcaaaaactggcttttaagccagtttgaccagcttaaaagcccatccaaacaggctctaagaGTCGCCGCATCATTATGTGGGCCTGTCTTAGCCCATTTCATCCATGTATCACTATGTATATAACAGTGTATATCATGTCACTGATGGTCAAGTCAGTAagcttttttttattaagtcaCAAAGAAGCTTTTCAAGCTAGGCTAAAGGAAATCACTCAAACacattaattaatcaaatatgcCAAAGTAGACCATTACTGCAAATAATAGTCTACTTTGAATAGATTtctgtttctcaaactaataagcgATAGTTTAAGTATaaaactcacactctcaataatttaagggaaaaaggacgaatttacccccgaactttgatAAATGGTACGTCTATACCCTCCATTATACTTTGCGTTTACAtaagcccctgccgtccaattatcagtacacacatgcccctctcactaacggacTCCTCATTCTGtacacgtgtcttaatcctaATCAACCACCCGTTTGACTATTCttttaacccataaactaaCAACCCGCCCCATAAACCCAATAACCCACCCGATTCCCTCTAAAATTTCCTAAGTCAATTAAAAGACCCAAAACTAACAACCTGATATTTGTTGACCTAACCCAAAAATTGAAATCCGAAATAACCTATCAAACTATCTGGTCATAATATTGCATCCCCATTAGGTCAAAATGTAACCCAAACCTATACATACAAACTCAATTTTGGAGATCGGAGATATagtaaatttgaaaaagaaaagaaaagaaaagaaaaggacttAGTGCAAAGCACTGAATATTTAGAGCTCTCCCAATTGATTTCCAGTTTCTTTTGTGAAACTTCAAATGCGCTTTCTTTCATGGCGTAAAGCCAAACACAGACTGCTATTAAGCCCAAATGTCGAATTTGTTGTTCTTCAACAGCCATTACTCGAAAAGAATGGTCTAAATTGCTACACCAACGCCCACCTAAATCTCAACTGAAGCAAATACATGCCCAAATACTCACACAAGAACTCTTATCAACTGCTTCTTTAGTTAATTCTCTGATTCACTGATATCTGCATATCAAGGAAGTTACCTCAGTAAGATTTCTGTTTCTTCACTATCCTCTGCCTTCACCCCCGATTCTAGTATGGAATCTGATGATCAGAGGATACTGCAAACTCCAAAATTCTTCAGaaagtttttgtctttttcGCCAACTCTTGAATTTTGACCACCCCATTCGGGTTTTTCCGGACGAGTACACGTTCACTTTTATTGTTACGTCATGTGCCCATCAAAAATCAATTGTACATGAAAAAATTGTTCATGGGTTGGTGGTGAGAAATGGGCTTGAATCAAACTTATATGTGGGCAATTCGTTGATTAGTATGTATTCGGTTTTCAAGATTACAGATGATGCATACAAAGTGTTTGATAGAATAATTGAAAGAGATATGTTCTCTTGGGCTAGTTGTTATGTGGGCATGCAAATAATGGTGAGATGTATCAAGCTTGTAAAATCTTTTACAAGATGCCAGTGCGAAATGATGTTTCTTGGACTGTTATTATATCTGGTTTTGCTGGAAATGGAAGGTATATGGATGAACTTTTCTATTTGAATGAAATGTTAGGCTCCGTTGTGGATAAGGTACTTAGGAAATTTTTAGAGGGAATCGGGTGGGTTATTGGGTTTATGGGGCGGGTTGttagtttatgggttaaaaaaatggtcaaacgggtagttgattaggattaagacacgtgtaCAGAATGANNNNNNNNNNNNNNNNNNNNNNNNNNNNNNNNNNNNNNNNNNNNNNNNNNNNNNNNNNNNGGGTATTTCCCGTCGAGTACGCCGGCGCAATTGACGAGGATGTTGACCGGCGATTGAAAGGCTGATTCTGCAGCGTCGAAGAGGGATTTGACTTGATCTGGATCGGACACATTGGCTTTGACGGCGATTGCGCGTGGGGAATCGGAGGTGGAATTGATCTGGGATACGACGTCGTCGGCTTGAGTAGAGTTGGAAGTGTAGTTGATAACGAGTTTAGCTCCAAGAGAGGCCAAGTGAAGAGCAATTGCTTTGCCGATTCCGCGAGAAGAGCCGGTAACAATGGCTACACGATTCCCGAGGTTTTGGCCTTGAGCTACGTTTGCTTCCGCCATTATCACTGAAGAAAAGCACTGAAATTGCTAGTTAATGGAATTTTGTGGATAGATACCGAAAAGTGCTGGTGTGGTACTAATTGTGTGATAATATtctatagtattattattactatttataacaaataaaagacgagaaaaaaattcaaagtagTCTCTTATCTTCGGTTAAGAATTAAAGTCATATTTGAGATTTTACTTGGAACAATAATAGTTCCTTGTGTTGGCATTAGTGACTTGATGTATTTTTTGTTCTCTCCCAACTTTTCgcatatttttcaatattaattTTGTCCACAACTTATGTATGAAATCTTTCatcatctttttatatatttagtagaaataataatttcatgtaaataaaggattatcttattttgtttagtagaaatATTTTTACAGTTAAAATCGAGAGGTTAATCTGTGTTGTCACGTgtatagtatattttttttcttttcttgcaacGTCAAATGTCAAAGTGTTCATAGTTTAGATGCAATAATATTTCTATCAAACAGAACAAGATTTTCTTCGCACCTTCTCTCACATTAagtattatttctattaaatatattttttaaaaaaattaacattctACACATAAAATTATGGATAAAATGAACGTTTAAAAATAGGCCAAAGTTTGAGGGAGGataaaaaatgtattaatattaaaattttacaaatatGAAGGactattactattatatataaaagtttaaGAATAACTTTGaatctaattattattatatataaaaatttaaaaataacttggaATCTTAACCGAAAGATTGAAACTATTTTGGGCTTTTTCCTATTGAAAGAGATGGTCAAACTTGAAATTTAGTCAAATAAATCGCTTTTAATTTTGGTCAGAGTCAAATAAATCGCTTGACACTTTAggacaaaattttaaaatggagATACTTCATATGTCTGCTATTAGAGCCGTTAATATGGGTTAGGCCAGTTGGATCGATCTGGTTTAACTCGTAATTTGATAGGGTTGGGCTACGATTTTTAGAGCCAATTTAAGAAAAGGACTTTTTAGCCCGACCTGAATAAGTCTgtcgatttgtg includes these proteins:
- the LOC125850724 gene encoding protein NRT1/ PTR FAMILY 2.9-like, yielding LTKRAYNFRFLSKAAVKTPEDQINSSNGSAVDPWRLYSIQQVEEVKCLLRVIPIWVAGTIYYVSIVQSQNYVIFQALQSDNQLDHNNFHIPPASFIVISMLSITIWLPIYDRVLLPWLRKFTGKEDGFSLLQKMGIGIFLSIVTMIISGIVEDRRRTLTMTRPMLQMTREKGVISSMSAVAALPL
- the LOC125850725 gene encoding protein NRT1/ PTR FAMILY 2.11-like is translated as MEEIDREATKNEINYRGIRAMPFVIGNETFEKLGTIGSSSNLLVYLTSVFHLKTITATNIVNIFNGTCNFGTLLGAFLSDTYFGRYNILGFASVSSFLGMLVLTLTAAVSKLHPPICGNQEPAPVCVGPTPGQMTFLLVSFCLLVIGASGIRPCNLAFGADQFDPKSESGRRGISSFFNWYYFTYTFAVMVSLTVIVYVQTSVSWSLGLAIPTIMMFLSCALFFVGTKIYVRHVPKGSPLSSVAQVLVAAFKKRHLQLPEQPCYSLFNYVPSNSLSSLLPYTDQFRKFHLPASKLRVNFA